tctgagtacgATATCTTAACATGatggaagggtttgcgtattgccatgaccagcaaagctgtactagtcagggccactcatattaggttggtttgctgtgagtgatcagacgaaaatattcTACCACCAGCAATCAACAATGACCCCactcatgaattgacatgtctgaggcctttttcctgcagtaaactagagtGTATTTGTTGTTCTgcttcgtgcatatatatatatatatatatatatatatatatatatatatatatatatatatatatatatatcatcaccatcatctcctcctacgcctatagatgcaaagggcctctgttaaatttcgccagtcgtctctaccttgagcttttaaatcaatatatctccattcatcatctcctacctcgcgcttcatagtcctcagtcatgtaggccagggtcttccaactcttctaatcacTCTTTTATCTCTTGCAGGGTTTCCTAATCTTCCACTCCTTCGGCGGAGGAACCGGATCCGGATTCACTTCCCTATTGATGGAACGTCTCTCAGTCGACTACGGCAAAAAGAGCAAGCTAGAATTCGCTATCTATCCTGCTCCTCaggtatcgtctctctctctctctctctctctctctctctctctctctctctctctcagtatagctcATTTCTATTATAGTTAGATAAATCCATGTCACTATAGCccggggggatttttttttctagccCTTATTAACATTTGGctatatttctggaaatggattTACCACTATGGAAtaagtcgtattattattattattattattattattattattattattatactgtaagtATACAATCATATGGCTCTTCATAAggtaaattattgttattgttaagtaaTAATTACTGTTATTCACTATTATTACCTGATTGATGTTTCATAGGATTGCTTCAAGACATATGGCTAAGAAATTAATAGATAAAAATCGGCATTTGTAAAATTGATGCTATTTGCAAAATTTCAAGTTTTGTTTCATTATAAATCTAAATAACTTCtagttaaaaaaaattcaaatgactgATGTTTGCAAAATTCCTTATcaaatttcattaaagaaaatcaATGCTCATTTAAAGAATAACCTTTTTGCCATTTGCAAATATTTCTACTACTACTTATTGTGAAATTCTATCAACAGTATTTAGAATAATCTAATTATTAATATTCACAGGTGGCCACCGCCGTTGTCGAACCCTACAACTCTATTCTGACCACCCACACCACCCTTGAACACTCGGACTGCGCCTTTATGGTCGACAACGAAGCCATCTACGATATCTGCAGGAGAAACCTGGACATCGAGAGGCCCACCTACACCAACCTGAACCGTCTCATCGGCCAGATCGTCTCCTCCATCACGGCCTCCCTCAGGTTTGACGGAGCCCTGAACGTCGATCTGACTGAATTCCAGACCAACTTGGTCCCATACCCTCGCATCCACTTCCCGCTGGTCACATACGCGCCGGTCATCTCGGCTGAAAAGGCCTACCACGAACAGCTCTCTGTATCAGAAATCACCAACGCCTGTTTCGAGCCAGCGAACCAAATGGTGAAATGCGATCCCCGTCACGGCAAGTACATGGCGTGTTGTCTGCTCTTCAGAGGAGACGTCGTGCCAAAGGACGTGAATGCGGCCATCGCGTCCATCAAAACCAAGAGGACAATTCAGTTCGTCGACTGGTGTCCGACAGGATTCAAAGTAGGCATCAACTACCAGCCGCCTACTGCTGTCCCTGGGGGAGACCTGGCGAAAGTATCGAGAGCCGTTTGTATGTTGTCCAACACCACCGCCATTGCCGAGGCCTGGGCACGCCTCGACCACAAGTTTGATTTGATGTATGCCAAGAGGGCGTTCGTCCACTGGTACGTAGGAGAAGGCATGGAAGAAGGAGAATTCACAGAAGCTCGCGAGGACTTAGCTGCCTTAGAAAAAGATTACGAAGAAGTTGGAATGGATTCCGTGGAAGACGAGGGTGCTGATAAcgaatattaaaaataatcaaattgttgaaaaaaaaaatcgatattttcATCAGACGATTACAAGATAAACCGTTATGCTGAATTAGAAGTGAAATGAATACACCTGATCATCCTATACAAAGATTGTTCATACTTCTAATTTTCTCATAAGAGTGTACTGAGAGATAACTCTGTATTAGCAGGAACCTTAATAATGGCTATATAGTACTTCAACTATTCTCCAAAGGAACTACAATAAAACCATGAGTTTGGATATCAGTCTTAGCATTACCAAAATGAAGCTTCTGATATGCCTGCCTTACCTTTTTTCACTGTGCCAGTTTTCCCGCCTCGGTCAATACGCTTTGGAAGTGAAGGGAGCTTTGCGTTTATTCAGTCAGGCTAGTGGTGATTTTGGTTAGTGAGAAAGAAAATGATACTGGAAAAAAAATCTCAAGCAGCAGTTGTTCTAACAGTCCTAAAGATGAATTGCTTTATTGgcaaaaaaaaagaggacaaacaTTTGAATTTGACGGCAGCTATTTTCTGCAATGTTCACATgttgaagctgaaaaaataaagatttttaaccATTCTGTATCTCTGCGATGAACCTACCTGATAACCTTTATTTAATCATTCCTAAAATACAGCTTCTACTCTTCAGGAGAGAAACACAAAATGTAACTTACTCCATTCAACTGGATTCATTTATATTAAGTACGAAGTTTCAAGCCTTATGCAAATACTACTTTCACACAGTCTTGCTTGAAAACTACCCATTGGGTTAAATAGTAACATCTGACAGAATACTTAAACTATATTCCAAAATAAGTACATTTTGCCAAATTTCAGTCAACTTAGACTCACCATAAAAGCGTCGAGTAAGAACATCCTTAGTTTATTTAAATCTAAATCTATTTCACCTCAATTTCTTTCTCCAATCCTGTGATAATCAAatggcatatctatctatatagcatTATTATTTCTCCATGTTTCTTATCCTCACTCTTGTCGACTtatatcatcctttccagtatcatTTACATTACGTCGCAACCAGAAGGGAATAAAGAAGGAAAAGTggaagtcttttttttatatcatatagagTACTCATTAGAATGAATTAGCCCTTGCCTGATTCTATAGTTATACTCtcaattattctttaaatattctttatttttttctttatctttcgttAAATCTGACATCATTTACCATATAATTAAGCATAAGACTATGCGACTTTTTTATCAAACGAGAGGTAGATAAAACAAGAATGCATTTGACAACAAGAATAACGGACAGAGAGTGAGTCTTGAGACAATATACACATCTGTCATTAATAGATGTATGCCTTTgatccatgcacacacacacacacacatatatatatatatatatatatatatatatatatatatatatatatatatatatatatatatgta
The window above is part of the Palaemon carinicauda isolate YSFRI2023 chromosome 11, ASM3689809v2, whole genome shotgun sequence genome. Proteins encoded here:
- the LOC137650035 gene encoding tubulin alpha-1D chain-like, with translation MRECISVHVGQAGVQMGNACWELYCLEHGIQPDGTMPSDKYAGGGDDSFNTFFNETGAGKHVPRAVFVDLEPSVVDEVRIGVYRWLFHPEQLITGKEDAANNYARGHYTIGKEIVDLVLDRIRKLADQCTGLQGFLIFHSFGGGTGSGFTSLLMERLSVDYGKKSKLEFAIYPAPQVATAVVEPYNSILTTHTTLEHSDCAFMVDNEAIYDICRRNLDIERPTYTNLNRLIGQIVSSITASLRFDGALNVDLTEFQTNLVPYPRIHFPLVTYAPVISAEKAYHEQLSVSEITNACFEPANQMVKCDPRHGKYMACCLLFRGDVVPKDVNAAIASIKTKRTIQFVDWCPTGFKVGINYQPPTAVPGGDLAKVSRAVCMLSNTTAIAEAWARLDHKFDLMYAKRAFVHWYVGEGMEEGEFTEAREDLAALEKDYEEVGMDSVEDEGADNEY